The Thalassotalea piscium sequence GTGTTAACCGCATGGGCTGATAAAGTTCAATCTATTGCGGGTGTTCCTAACTACTTAACAAAATTCCGTCGCTTTATTGTTCCCGTTTCGCAGTCGGGCCAATTTGATATTGATAATATCCCGCGTCCACGCGGCGCTAGTATTGCGGCTTTTCATTTATATATGCCAGATGCGAACGCTGATGGTTCTTGCGAAATTACAAAAGCTGAATTAGTTGTTGATAACACGAACTGGCACAATATACCCGCAGACAAAGCGGCTGATATTCAAAAAGCTAACGGGCGAGTTCCGCAAGTTGCCGATGCGACAGTAATCGACTTAATTCGTGATGGTGATATTACACACGCCTTGGCACTTCGTGCTGAAATTCAAGATATGCGCTTGCGCTGTACAGCTGCATCTACTGGACAAGTAGAAGTAATGGTTGAATATATTGATATTTATTCACCAGTAGGTTTTTAAGGGGGCGTTATGACTATGCCAGTTATGCCTAATTCACCCGTTGCTACTCAGAATTCTGGGTCGGGGTGGCTTGATACAATTAACACGGGGTTAAGTAATGCGCTTGATTTGTGGGGAAGAGTTGAGCAAATTAAAGCGCAAAAATCATCACAGGGCGGCGATTTAACACAAGCTAAATTAACTAGCGAGTTAACGAACGGGTCGGCAACCGTTCTTGATAGTGATATTAGCACTACTCAAGAAAAAACGGGTTTTACTGTTGAAAAGCCTGTTTTGTACGCAAGCTTGGCCTTGCTTGGTTTGGCGTTTGTCTTGCGTATGAAAGGCTTTAAATGATGGGGGCGCTTGCATCTTTAGGGTCGATTTTTGGCGGCGGCGGCAAGGGTGGTGGTTTGATTCCTAATTCTGGCGCTTCAAATGGTGACTTAGCTAGTGATGCTAGTTATCACGTGGGTAATATGACGTTTGGCGCTGTTGGTGCTAATAGTTCTAATAACCAAATGATGATAATTGCTGCCGTTGCTGTTGTTGGGCTTTTAGTGTGGATGAAAAAGTAATTCCACTCACTACCAAAAGAGCGTTAGAACTTTGTAAACGCTCTTTAGGTAGTGATAAAAGCGAAATTGAAACAATGCTAAATAAAAAGCTTGCCGAAGCTTTTAGTATTGCCGAATGCGCATTTATTACGCGCTTTGACCAACTTTCAACACATAAAGAATTAGTGGTTATGTGTGCCGAGGGGAAAGGTCTAAACAAATCATCTCGAATGCTTAAACGGCTCGCCAAATTACACGGTTGTAAGACCGCTCGAATGCATACCAAAAGACCCGCATTACAACGTTTAATGCGTGAATTCGGTTGGGTTCAATCTGAAATAATTTTTAAAATGGAGATCTAAGATGGGATCTAAGTCAGAGCAACGCTCATCAAGTGCTAATACATCATCATCAATCGGTATCGGTGGTGATAATAATGGTTATGTTGTCGATGGTAACAACAATTCATTCACCACTACTAACACAGACTATGGTGCAATAGAATCAGCGGGTTTACTTGCTGGTGCGTCTTTTGAAAGCGTTAACAATTCATCAAATAACATGGCGGCTATTGCTGATAGTTCAATTGGTGCAATGTCGGGCGTTGCAAATAATGCCTTTGCATTAACTGATAATTATTTTAACACTACAACAGATTTTGCAAGTGATGCAATTTCTCAGAATGCGGGTTTAGTGTCTGAAATGACAGACTTTGCAGCATTTTCTGTTTCAGAGAATGCAGGGTTAGTGTCTGAAATGACAAATATGTCAGGCTTAATGTTAGCTGAAAGTTTAGCAAGTGGAGAACGGGCAACAGCTAATGCAGCTGAACTTATTAACAATAGTGGCCAACGAAATATAAACGCGGCTTTGCAAATATCAGAGCAAGGTTTTATGCAAAATCAAATGGGCGCAGATTTAGCAAAAAGTTTATTTTCAACTTCTCAGCAAGCGTCACTTGTACAGCAACAAGATAATAACGATGCTTTAGCGAACGGTTACAAAGCATCAATGCAATTTGTTGAAGATTTTTCACGCTCAGACGGTGCAGACTTAGCAAAAACCAACTTGCAAACGGTTGGTGTTTTGGTTGGTGGCTTAGTTGTTGCCGCGTTTGTTTTAAAGAAAAAAGGATAATTTAGCCATGTTACACAATATTTTATTAAATGCGGGTGAGTATACAGAGCAAGGCAAGCAAGGGAAATATATAAACGTTGTACTTGCAGCGGGTGAAATTACCGCAAGAGTTCGCTTATCTGGTGGTGGTGTGATGCAAACTCAGCTTGTTAGTGGGATGGCCTTTCCAGTGCCGCAAGG is a genomic window containing:
- a CDS encoding major capsid protein P2 gives rise to the protein MKILEQLPTIANVAAGNTVSIVMPTGNTYEAVYLYFSGVTATQLKNIRHEINGNLISEYVNGQRILSIDAHYDRAATSGCITFNFKRPELHQLRDKRFFGLDTHKSQGIQTCNISIDIDAGATAPVLTAWADKVQSIAGVPNYLTKFRRFIVPVSQSGQFDIDNIPRPRGASIAAFHLYMPDANADGSCEITKAELVVDNTNWHNIPADKAADIQKANGRVPQVADATVIDLIRDGDITHALALRAEIQDMRLRCTAASTGQVEVMVEYIDIYSPVGF